A portion of the Flavobacterium limnophilum genome contains these proteins:
- a CDS encoding HU family DNA-binding protein encodes MAIKYKVLPRKNPRDITAPEKFYAAAIADGDVDLDRLAELISYQCTVTATDCYAVLHSLEHNIIGELGQGRIVKLGRLGNFQVGISSEGKDSLTEVSSANIVKSRILFRPGKNLRSMLNGLSFKKVG; translated from the coding sequence ATGGCTATTAAGTACAAAGTTCTTCCTAGAAAGAACCCTCGGGACATCACGGCTCCCGAAAAATTTTATGCCGCTGCCATCGCAGACGGTGATGTCGATTTGGACAGACTCGCTGAGTTGATTTCCTACCAATGTACAGTCACGGCCACCGACTGTTATGCTGTTTTGCACTCCCTGGAGCACAACATCATCGGAGAATTGGGGCAAGGTCGAATTGTGAAACTAGGCAGGCTGGGTAATTTTCAAGTAGGCATCAGTTCCGAAGGAAAAGACAGCTTAACCGAAGTTTCATCGGCAAACATTGTCAAGAGTCGTATCCTTTTCCGTCCCGGAAAAAATTTACGCTCTATGTTGAATGGATTATCATTCAAAAAAGTTGGGTAG
- a CDS encoding UDP-glycosyltransferase, whose protein sequence is MKILVVVDSINIEDSSGSKANVALIHNLVEAGFEVLVYHYTLKNISLDGVNCFAIPEIKYSPLYFLSRLQRIVQRNFKVNLAPLLEKLFGFSFTFFNDTNSIAKALKKCSFQPDLVLTLSKGASFRPHYAVLQLPELHHKWVAYVHDPYPFHNYPRPYTWVESSYRQKEAFFMQVSERAKYSAFPSQLLLEWMGSYYPNFLKTGVIVPHQNAKYHFEGSGQSHVFPDYFDASKFNLLHAGNLMKQRSPEGLIEGYVLFLLKNREARGDSRLLLLGPASYHSKLLEIYQKSYPEIYIHNGHVAFEEVYRLQKNVSVNIILESKSEISPFLPAKFPHCVEANKAILSLAPYYSEIRRLLGKDYLYWSEVDDVDAIADLIEKMYRSWKQNPEDLLLNRKDLETYLSVDYLKKVIFDLKE, encoded by the coding sequence ATGAAAATACTCGTGGTAGTCGATTCCATAAACATCGAGGACAGCAGCGGATCGAAAGCCAATGTGGCGTTGATCCATAATTTGGTCGAGGCCGGATTTGAGGTATTGGTGTACCATTACACCTTAAAAAACATTTCCTTGGATGGCGTTAATTGTTTTGCCATTCCCGAAATCAAGTACAGTCCCCTGTATTTTTTGAGCCGATTGCAACGCATTGTTCAACGCAATTTCAAGGTAAATCTTGCGCCGCTTTTGGAGAAATTATTCGGCTTTTCGTTCACTTTTTTTAATGATACCAACAGTATTGCCAAGGCTTTGAAAAAATGTTCGTTCCAACCCGATTTGGTGCTGACTTTGAGCAAAGGTGCCAGTTTTAGACCGCATTATGCCGTCTTGCAACTTCCAGAATTGCATCATAAATGGGTAGCCTACGTGCATGATCCCTATCCTTTTCATAATTATCCACGACCTTATACTTGGGTAGAATCCAGTTACCGCCAAAAAGAAGCCTTTTTTATGCAAGTTTCCGAAAGGGCAAAGTACAGTGCTTTTCCGAGTCAATTGTTGCTGGAATGGATGGGGAGTTATTATCCCAATTTTTTAAAAACAGGAGTGATAGTGCCGCACCAAAATGCAAAGTACCATTTTGAGGGTTCGGGGCAAAGCCATGTTTTTCCGGATTATTTTGATGCGTCAAAATTCAACTTGTTGCATGCCGGAAACCTCATGAAACAGCGTTCTCCGGAAGGTTTGATAGAAGGTTATGTTTTGTTTTTATTAAAAAATAGGGAAGCTCGAGGCGATTCTCGCTTACTATTGCTTGGGCCTGCTTCTTATCATTCAAAGCTACTGGAAATTTATCAAAAAAGTTACCCCGAGATATATATTCACAATGGCCATGTGGCTTTTGAAGAAGTGTATCGGCTTCAGAAAAATGTATCGGTCAATATTATTTTGGAGTCAAAATCTGAAATCAGTCCCTTTCTTCCTGCCAAGTTTCCCCATTGTGTGGAAGCCAACAAGGCGATTCTTTCACTCGCTCCCTATTATAGCGAAATCCGAAGATTATTGGGCAAAGACTACCTTTATTGGTCGGAAGTGGATGATGTAGATGCGATAGCCGACCTCATTGAAAAAATGTATCGATCATGGAAACAAAATCCGGAGGATTTGCTTTTAAACAGAAAGGATTTAGAAACCTATTTGTCCGTTGATTATTTGAAAAAGGTTATTTTTGATTTGAAAGAATAA
- the wecB gene encoding non-hydrolyzing UDP-N-acetylglucosamine 2-epimerase: protein MINSKKILLCFGTRPEAIKMAPLYHELQKSNFEVKVCVTAQHREMLDQVLDFFEMVPDYDLDLMQANQTLNGLSAKILHKIDEVMTMEQPDLVFVHGDTTTSSMVALAAFHLGIKVGHVEAGLRTYNKQAPFPEEINRQITSRIADIHFTPSPQATQHLQKEGILQDAIVETGNTVIDALFWTLHKTGKKDYSHPEIEALKRILPADKKIVLVTGHRRENIGEGFQNLCEALLKVSERDDVVIVYPVHLNPKVKDVVHELLSNQKNIQLIAPVSYPAFVWLMQQSYLIVTDSGGIQEEAPSLGKPVIVTRTVSERPEVVAAGFSTLVGTDRKKIINAIEGILDHFTGFDNPINPYGNGDASKRIVDYLLKQE from the coding sequence ATGATAAATTCTAAAAAAATTCTCCTCTGTTTCGGCACGCGTCCCGAAGCCATCAAAATGGCACCATTGTATCACGAACTCCAAAAAAGCAATTTTGAGGTAAAAGTATGTGTTACGGCACAACACCGGGAAATGTTGGATCAGGTGTTGGATTTTTTCGAGATGGTGCCGGATTACGACCTCGATTTGATGCAAGCCAATCAAACCCTGAATGGATTAAGTGCCAAGATTCTCCATAAGATAGATGAAGTCATGACGATGGAACAACCGGATTTGGTTTTTGTGCATGGTGACACGACCACTTCATCGATGGTGGCTTTGGCAGCCTTTCATTTGGGCATAAAAGTGGGTCACGTGGAAGCGGGTTTGAGAACCTACAACAAGCAAGCACCCTTTCCGGAAGAAATCAACCGCCAAATCACCAGCCGAATTGCCGATATTCATTTCACGCCCAGTCCACAAGCCACACAGCATTTGCAGAAGGAGGGAATTCTTCAAGACGCTATTGTGGAAACAGGAAACACGGTTATAGATGCCTTGTTCTGGACGCTCCATAAAACAGGAAAGAAGGATTACAGCCATCCGGAAATTGAGGCGTTAAAGAGAATCCTTCCAGCCGACAAAAAAATAGTGTTGGTAACGGGACATCGCCGAGAAAATATCGGAGAGGGGTTTCAGAATCTTTGTGAAGCACTGCTGAAAGTGTCAGAAAGAGACGATGTCGTGATTGTTTATCCCGTACATTTGAATCCCAAGGTGAAGGATGTCGTGCATGAATTGTTGTCCAATCAAAAAAACATTCAGCTCATTGCGCCGGTCTCTTATCCCGCTTTTGTTTGGTTGATGCAGCAATCCTATTTAATCGTGACTGATTCGGGCGGCATTCAGGAAGAAGCACCTTCCTTGGGGAAGCCCGTAATTGTTACTCGCACCGTTTCGGAAAGACCCGAAGTTGTGGCGGCCGGATTCTCCACCTTGGTGGGTACCGACAGAAAAAAAATCATAAATGCCATCGAGGGTATTTTGGATCATTTTACCGGGTTTGACAATCCGATAAATCCTTATGGAAACGGGGATGCCTCCAAACGAATTGTGGATTATTTGTTAAAACAAGAATAG
- the neuC gene encoding UDP-N-acetylglucosamine 2-epimerase, with the protein MKKILFLTGTRADFGKIKSLIQILEKQQEFEVFVFVTGMHLQKEYGYTLIEIERCNFKNVHTFENHTHETTMDLTLAKTIEGLSDYVKNIHPDLIVVHGDRVETLAGAIVGSLNNILVAHIEGGEVSGTVDELIRHSVSKLSHVHFVSNAEAAKRLEQMGELKSSIFTIGSPDIDILFSEELPDLHKVKEYYEIPFDAYAVVMFHPVTTEAKAMQGYANDFVTALLKDTHNYVVIYPNNDLGSQCIIEHYKKLKENPRFRVFPSLRFEYFLTLLKNSQFIIGNSSAGIREAPYYGIPIINIGTRQQNRAVHSDIVNVDYGVHSIATALKKIDEHQTMKTEADFGQGNSAQLFLESITTEAIWTINHQKQFRDR; encoded by the coding sequence ATGAAAAAAATCCTATTCCTAACTGGAACCCGAGCTGATTTTGGCAAAATAAAATCACTGATTCAAATTCTTGAAAAACAGCAAGAGTTTGAAGTTTTTGTGTTCGTGACCGGGATGCACTTGCAAAAAGAATACGGTTATACGTTGATAGAAATAGAAAGATGTAATTTTAAGAATGTACATACTTTCGAGAATCACACCCATGAAACCACGATGGATTTGACTTTGGCCAAAACCATCGAAGGGCTTTCGGATTATGTGAAAAACATACATCCAGATTTAATCGTGGTGCACGGCGATCGAGTGGAAACCTTGGCAGGAGCCATTGTAGGTTCTTTGAACAATATTTTGGTAGCCCATATTGAGGGCGGTGAAGTCTCGGGTACTGTTGATGAGTTGATTCGCCATAGCGTGAGCAAACTGAGTCATGTTCATTTTGTTTCGAATGCCGAAGCGGCCAAACGATTGGAGCAAATGGGGGAACTGAAATCGTCTATTTTTACCATCGGTTCGCCCGATATTGACATCCTATTTTCGGAGGAATTGCCTGATTTGCACAAAGTGAAGGAGTATTACGAAATTCCTTTTGATGCTTATGCCGTTGTCATGTTTCATCCCGTAACTACCGAGGCCAAAGCCATGCAGGGGTATGCCAATGATTTTGTAACCGCTTTGTTAAAGGATACCCATAATTACGTGGTGATTTATCCCAATAATGATTTGGGAAGCCAGTGTATCATAGAGCACTACAAAAAGCTAAAAGAAAATCCCAGATTCCGTGTTTTTCCTTCGCTGCGTTTCGAATATTTTTTGACTTTGTTGAAAAACAGCCAGTTCATCATTGGCAACAGCAGTGCCGGCATTCGGGAAGCTCCTTATTATGGCATTCCCATCATCAATATTGGGACACGCCAACAAAACAGGGCGGTGCATTCCGACATCGTGAATGTGGATTATGGTGTCCACAGTATTGCGACTGCCTTGAAAAAGATAGATGAACATCAAACCATGAAAACCGAAGCCGATTTTGGACAAGGTAATAGTGCCCAATTGTTTTTGGAATCCATTACAACCGAAGCTATTTGGACAATCAATCACCAGAAACAATTTAGGGATCGATAG
- a CDS encoding glycosyltransferase family 4 protein, protein MNNPKRIAVLCNYELLPERVGGMDYFFWQFDEKCKENNIQVDWFFPNTATHGNYPDLTIYSNATENVETNFLDFCKQNEIAYSHIITHFLELCTPFFRAIKQWSKAQIIGIDHNPRPLGGYPFGKKIKKKIKGFLYSRYIDSFVGVSDYTAKELLKDFGSQIKNKTRVIHNGILLEAIQARTSRSETKPRFLTASHLRESKGIQDLIQAVFLLPKEIKEEIVIAIYGDGPYRKQLENQVGRLGLGNCFRFMGSSSNLKAVYCQYDYMLQPTHMECFSLSILESLAANVPVVTTNVGGNEEAVIHNGNGYVFKAKDVPALTTLLTEIYLGTKKIDWNTRIDIERRFSLAKMVERHFLILTENPVRVQNPDRVETNTTNK, encoded by the coding sequence ATGAATAATCCCAAGAGAATAGCCGTTTTATGCAATTATGAATTGCTGCCCGAACGAGTGGGCGGCATGGATTATTTCTTTTGGCAATTTGATGAAAAGTGTAAGGAAAACAATATTCAAGTCGATTGGTTTTTCCCCAATACAGCCACCCACGGAAATTATCCCGATTTGACTATTTATTCCAATGCAACAGAAAACGTGGAGACTAATTTTCTAGACTTTTGCAAACAAAACGAAATAGCCTATTCACACATCATTACCCATTTTTTGGAGTTGTGCACTCCTTTTTTTAGAGCCATAAAACAATGGTCTAAAGCCCAAATTATTGGCATAGACCACAATCCAAGACCCTTGGGTGGCTATCCTTTTGGAAAAAAAATAAAGAAAAAAATCAAGGGATTCTTGTATTCCAGATACATCGACAGCTTTGTTGGCGTTTCGGATTATACGGCAAAAGAATTGCTGAAAGATTTTGGTTCCCAAATAAAAAACAAAACTCGGGTAATCCACAACGGAATTCTTCTGGAAGCTATTCAGGCAAGAACATCGAGAAGCGAAACGAAACCCCGTTTTTTGACCGCTTCCCATTTGCGGGAATCCAAAGGAATTCAGGACTTGATTCAGGCGGTTTTCTTGTTGCCAAAAGAAATAAAAGAGGAAATAGTCATCGCTATTTATGGCGACGGCCCTTACAGAAAGCAATTGGAAAACCAAGTGGGCCGTTTGGGTTTGGGTAACTGTTTCCGTTTTATGGGAAGCAGTTCCAATCTTAAAGCCGTTTATTGCCAGTATGATTACATGCTCCAACCGACCCACATGGAATGTTTCAGTTTGTCGATTCTGGAAAGCTTGGCGGCCAATGTGCCTGTTGTTACCACCAATGTGGGAGGAAATGAAGAAGCCGTAATCCACAATGGGAATGGGTATGTTTTTAAGGCCAAAGATGTTCCTGCCCTGACCACTCTTTTGACTGAAATTTATCTAGGAACGAAAAAAATAGATTGGAACACTAGAATCGATATAGAAAGACGTTTTTCTTTGGCGAAAATGGTGGAACGACATTTTTTAATTTTAACCGAGAACCCTGTCAGGGTTCAAAACCCTGACAGGGTTGAAACCAACACTACCAACAAATGA
- a CDS encoding GIY-YIG nuclease family protein, giving the protein MKFYYVYILCCSDSSLYVGVTSDIERRLMEHNAGKYPEAYTHSRRPVDLVFFQEFTEPNQAIEFEKKLKKWSRVKKQALIDGNFDRLQNLSECRNATHHKYKPDGEDSIE; this is encoded by the coding sequence ATGAAATTCTATTATGTGTATATTTTATGTTGTAGTGATAGCTCATTGTATGTTGGAGTAACTTCTGACATAGAAAGACGTCTGATGGAACACAATGCAGGAAAATATCCTGAAGCATATACACATTCTAGAAGACCAGTCGATTTAGTTTTTTTTCAGGAATTTACAGAGCCGAATCAAGCAATCGAGTTTGAAAAAAAACTTAAAAAATGGAGCAGAGTAAAAAAGCAAGCTTTAATAGATGGGAATTTCGATAGATTACAAAATTTGTCAGAATGTAGAAATGCCACTCATCATAAATACAAACCAGATGGTGAGGATAGTATTGAATAA
- a CDS encoding glycosyltransferase family 2 protein — protein MQASILIVSKNRKEELLKTLRILESLIDTSQVEVLVFLDGCTDGSESLVVALEWVRWFVSAKSIGASAARHQIYPLAKAEILIGFDDDAHPLNKDFVRLTEILFQDNPHVAVLAFEEVKGVFASDSLAIKQSEKTFKQFPCADFIGCGFAIRKEIYDLTRGFPVWIDIYGEESCVAIEVMANGFDILYTNQVKINHRVNKEERKLKKQNYFRFGKQLKNSTYYFLVYYPIPLYAILKLYWHNFKKYALMDWEYFEIYFKTIFVVLINTPRILKYRNPVDKNLLLKMRRLSALKF, from the coding sequence ATGCAAGCATCAATTCTGATAGTATCGAAAAATCGAAAAGAGGAATTATTAAAAACATTAAGAATCCTTGAATCATTAATCGATACATCCCAAGTGGAAGTTTTGGTTTTTTTGGACGGATGTACTGATGGTTCAGAATCTTTGGTGGTTGCATTGGAATGGGTGAGGTGGTTTGTTTCTGCGAAATCTATTGGAGCTTCAGCAGCCAGACACCAGATTTATCCGCTAGCCAAAGCTGAAATCTTGATAGGTTTTGATGATGATGCCCATCCTTTGAACAAAGATTTTGTTAGACTTACTGAAATTTTATTTCAAGATAATCCCCATGTGGCTGTTTTGGCATTCGAAGAAGTAAAAGGCGTTTTTGCTTCGGATAGCCTTGCAATCAAACAGTCTGAAAAAACATTCAAGCAATTTCCATGTGCAGATTTTATTGGTTGTGGTTTTGCCATTCGGAAAGAGATCTATGATTTAACAAGAGGTTTTCCAGTTTGGATTGATATTTATGGAGAAGAGTCTTGCGTTGCCATTGAAGTTATGGCTAATGGGTTTGATATTTTATACACCAATCAGGTAAAAATAAACCACAGGGTAAATAAAGAAGAACGGAAGTTGAAAAAACAAAATTATTTCAGGTTTGGGAAGCAATTAAAAAATTCAACCTATTATTTTTTAGTTTATTATCCAATTCCTTTATATGCCATTTTAAAACTATATTGGCATAATTTTAAAAAGTATGCTCTAATGGATTGGGAATACTTCGAAATTTATTTTAAAACTATTTTTGTTGTATTAATTAATACACCAAGGATTTTAAAATATCGGAATCCTGTGGATAAAAATTTGCTTTTAAAAATGAGACGTTTGTCTGCCTTGAAATTTTAA
- a CDS encoding FkbM family methyltransferase translates to MDSIKMKKQLKKTISALFPKGDLKEQIKLAYYGINKPAHTSYGLAKGNNGKSTFKTIFKEVSLITHEALYFIVPDFNYYQHFYKVKTNDVVLDAGANCGHLTLFFSKLVGKNGMVYAFEPDKFNIERIAQNRQLNKDLADNIKIEELLLWNENKLVDFNEAGTVGSSAVWIPDADKCVQKEAVRIDDWVLKNNIQKLDFIKMDIEGAEIEALDGCVQTIAKLRPHFAIASYHIVDGEATYIKVEEFFKRINYPCKTIRFRKNEIITFAGASLNE, encoded by the coding sequence ATGGATAGCATCAAAATGAAGAAGCAGCTAAAAAAAACAATAAGTGCCCTTTTTCCAAAGGGTGACTTGAAGGAGCAAATCAAGTTGGCGTATTACGGCATCAACAAACCGGCACACACCAGCTATGGATTAGCTAAAGGAAATAACGGTAAATCAACTTTCAAAACCATTTTCAAGGAGGTTTCCTTGATTACCCATGAAGCCTTGTATTTTATCGTACCCGATTTTAATTACTACCAGCATTTTTATAAAGTGAAAACCAATGATGTCGTTCTTGATGCGGGTGCCAATTGCGGGCATTTGACCCTTTTCTTTTCGAAATTGGTTGGAAAGAACGGGATGGTGTATGCCTTTGAACCCGACAAATTCAACATTGAAAGAATAGCGCAGAATAGACAATTGAACAAGGATTTGGCCGACAACATCAAAATAGAGGAGTTGTTGCTGTGGAATGAAAATAAATTAGTCGATTTTAATGAAGCGGGAACGGTGGGTTCTTCGGCGGTCTGGATTCCGGATGCCGACAAATGCGTCCAAAAAGAAGCCGTGCGAATTGATGACTGGGTGTTGAAAAACAATATCCAAAAACTGGATTTTATCAAAATGGACATTGAAGGAGCCGAAATTGAAGCTTTGGACGGATGCGTGCAAACCATCGCAAAATTGAGGCCCCATTTTGCGATTGCCTCTTATCATATCGTGGATGGCGAAGCGACCTACATCAAAGTGGAGGAATTCTTCAAAAGAATCAATTATCCCTGTAAAACCATTCGATTCCGAAAAAATGAAATTATAACCTTTGCGGGAGCATCCCTAAACGAATAA
- a CDS encoding glycosyltransferase family 4 protein: MKIAFLTPEYPHPKTGSSGGIGTSIKNLAVGLLAEGCSVRVLVYGQKEEGVFDDNGITVQQIRNVKFKGLSWWLTRKKLERLINQLYANNAIDLVEAPDWTGITSFVQPQKCPIVIRLNGSDTYFCHLDQRPVKWINKFHERRALQKADGLLSVSQFTADLTNAVFGLKKAFAIIPNSIDVDLFDSNDDGDDKEENVIFYFGSLIRKKGLLELPLIFNEVVRKNPEATLVLIGKDVSDVLTGNPSTWAMMQSQFTAEALRNTSYLGSVPYQEIKEHIKAASLCVFPTFAEALPVSWIEAMAMQKPIVASNIGWAKEIIEEGVEGFLVHPKDHKHYAERILELLDNPKMQEDFGVAAREKVISTFSMKIVARQSMSFYKKWIASK, from the coding sequence ATGAAAATAGCCTTCTTGACCCCCGAATACCCCCACCCCAAAACAGGAAGTTCCGGTGGGATCGGCACGAGTATCAAGAACCTGGCTGTTGGACTTTTGGCGGAAGGTTGTTCGGTTCGGGTGTTGGTTTATGGTCAAAAAGAGGAAGGTGTTTTTGACGATAATGGGATAACAGTGCAGCAAATCCGCAACGTGAAATTCAAGGGCTTGTCTTGGTGGTTGACCCGGAAAAAGTTGGAACGCCTCATCAATCAATTGTATGCCAACAATGCCATCGACTTGGTGGAAGCCCCTGATTGGACCGGGATCACTTCTTTTGTCCAACCCCAAAAGTGTCCCATTGTCATTCGATTGAACGGTTCCGACACTTATTTTTGTCATTTGGACCAGCGTCCCGTGAAATGGATAAACAAGTTCCACGAACGAAGAGCCCTTCAAAAGGCTGATGGTTTATTATCGGTAAGTCAATTCACGGCGGATTTAACCAACGCAGTTTTTGGATTAAAGAAAGCATTTGCCATCATTCCCAATTCGATAGATGTGGATTTGTTTGACAGCAATGACGATGGGGATGACAAGGAAGAGAATGTCATATTTTATTTTGGCAGCCTGATACGCAAAAAAGGGTTGTTGGAATTGCCACTGATTTTCAATGAAGTCGTTCGGAAAAATCCCGAGGCTACACTCGTTTTGATAGGCAAAGACGTTTCGGACGTGCTTACTGGAAATCCATCGACCTGGGCAATGATGCAATCCCAATTTACAGCCGAAGCCTTGCGAAATACCAGTTATTTGGGAAGTGTTCCGTATCAAGAGATAAAAGAACACATCAAAGCCGCCAGCCTTTGTGTTTTTCCTACATTTGCCGAGGCGTTGCCGGTTTCCTGGATTGAGGCGATGGCCATGCAAAAACCGATTGTCGCCTCCAATATAGGTTGGGCCAAGGAAATCATTGAAGAGGGCGTGGAAGGTTTTTTGGTGCATCCCAAAGACCATAAACACTATGCCGAAAGGATTTTGGAGTTGTTGGATAATCCAAAAATGCAAGAAGATTTTGGAGTGGCAGCCAGAGAAAAAGTAATTTCTACATTTAGTATGAAAATAGTGGCGAGACAAAGTATGTCGTTTTACAAGAAATGGATAGCATCAAAATGA
- a CDS encoding N-acetylneuraminate synthase family protein — protein sequence MKNPFITIAGRKIGLDYPPLVIAEIGINHEGSLQVAKEMVDAAHRAGVAVVKHQTHIVEDEMSGAAKKVIPGNADVSIYEIMERCSLNEADELELKNYVESKGMIFISTPFSRAAAERLRRFDIPAYKIGSGECNNYPLLEHIASFGKPVILSTGMNTIESIRKAVAIFDKHHIPVALLHTTNLYPTPIHLVRLGAMIEMHHAFPDKVFGLSDHTLNNNACLGAVALGASILERHFTDSMQRSGPDIVCSMDEQATKELIVGSNEIWQMRGGTKEPALEEQVTIDFAFATVCTIAPIKKGEVFTKDNIWVKRPGTGKILAEHFETVLGKKASRDIGNDEQLAWEDFR from the coding sequence ATGAAGAATCCATTCATAACAATAGCAGGAAGAAAAATAGGACTTGATTATCCACCCTTGGTTATTGCCGAAATTGGCATTAACCACGAAGGGTCTTTGCAAGTAGCCAAAGAAATGGTTGATGCAGCACATCGTGCCGGTGTTGCCGTGGTCAAGCACCAAACCCATATAGTGGAAGACGAAATGAGCGGTGCGGCCAAGAAAGTGATTCCCGGCAATGCCGATGTTTCGATTTATGAAATTATGGAACGCTGTTCACTCAACGAAGCCGATGAATTGGAACTTAAAAACTATGTCGAAAGCAAAGGGATGATTTTCATTTCAACGCCATTCTCCCGTGCTGCTGCCGAACGATTGCGAAGATTTGACATTCCGGCCTACAAGATAGGTTCCGGCGAATGCAACAATTATCCTTTGCTGGAGCACATCGCTTCTTTTGGAAAGCCTGTTATTTTGAGCACAGGAATGAATACCATTGAAAGCATTCGCAAAGCGGTCGCTATTTTTGATAAACATCATATTCCTGTTGCCTTGTTGCATACCACCAATTTATATCCGACCCCAATTCATTTAGTGCGTTTGGGTGCCATGATAGAAATGCATCATGCCTTCCCCGATAAAGTTTTTGGTCTCTCGGATCATACCTTGAACAACAATGCTTGTTTGGGTGCGGTGGCTTTGGGAGCGAGTATTCTGGAACGCCATTTTACGGACAGCATGCAACGCAGTGGTCCCGACATCGTCTGCAGCATGGATGAACAAGCTACCAAAGAATTGATTGTTGGCAGCAATGAGATTTGGCAAATGCGCGGCGGAACTAAAGAACCCGCTTTAGAAGAACAAGTTACGATTGATTTTGCTTTTGCCACGGTTTGTACCATTGCCCCAATTAAAAAAGGGGAAGTATTTACAAAAGACAATATCTGGGTAAAACGTCCTGGAACGGGAAAAATATTGGCGGAGCATTTTGAAACTGTTTTGGGGAAAAAAGCAAGTCGGGATATTGGAAATGACGAACAATTGGCTTGGGAGGATTTCCGTTAA
- a CDS encoding cytidylyltransferase domain-containing protein, giving the protein MKTIAIIPARGGSKRLPNKNVLSLGGIPLIAHSILYAQANRGIVDDIYVSTDDAQIKEIAFQYGAKVIDRPTNLSGDLEPTVSALKHVLESLDFEVDNVVLLQATNPMRPQNLLSEAFEVYQKGNYDSLFTVSRNHQKLGKIEANKFVPFNYAIGQRSQDLEPLYFENGLLYITKASLILPLDCARGDSKIISENAYPFEVNSIFANVDIDTQEDLEYAEYLFGKFTFKEKHTPNPSQEGS; this is encoded by the coding sequence ATGAAAACAATAGCCATCATTCCCGCACGTGGCGGATCGAAACGATTGCCCAACAAGAATGTTTTATCCTTGGGAGGCATTCCCTTGATTGCCCACAGTATTTTGTATGCCCAAGCCAATAGGGGTATTGTTGACGATATCTATGTTTCGACGGATGATGCCCAAATAAAAGAAATAGCTTTTCAATATGGAGCCAAAGTAATTGACAGGCCCACAAATTTGTCGGGAGATTTAGAACCCACCGTTTCGGCTTTAAAACACGTTTTAGAATCCCTGGATTTTGAAGTTGACAATGTAGTTTTGCTGCAAGCGACCAATCCGATGCGACCTCAAAACTTGTTGTCAGAAGCTTTTGAAGTGTATCAAAAAGGGAATTATGACAGTTTGTTTACCGTTTCCAGAAACCATCAAAAATTAGGTAAAATAGAGGCAAACAAGTTTGTTCCTTTTAATTATGCCATCGGACAGCGCAGCCAGGATTTGGAACCTTTGTATTTTGAAAATGGATTGTTGTACATCACTAAAGCTTCGTTGATTTTACCTCTCGACTGCGCTCGAGGTGACAGCAAAATTATTTCGGAAAACGCTTATCCTTTCGAAGTAAATTCTATTTTTGCCAATGTAGATATTGATACCCAAGAAGATTTGGAGTATGCGGAGTATTTATTTGGAAAATTTACTTTTAAGGAAAAACACACCCCCAACCCCTCTCAAGAGGGGAGTTAG
- a CDS encoding HU family DNA-binding protein: MITPPIEKYYPCAIHEGMDDLESLSERIASNSSISQADCYRIVMSLTKAIEESLAMGRVVHIKTLGSFKINVNGVGVDSPEASVKDEIKGAKIIYRPSPNMNKVLDRLTYKRIK, from the coding sequence ATGATAACTCCACCCATCGAAAAATACTATCCTTGTGCCATTCATGAGGGTATGGATGACTTAGAGAGTCTGTCGGAGAGAATAGCCTCCAATTCCAGTATTAGTCAAGCAGATTGTTACAGGATTGTGATGTCATTGACAAAAGCGATCGAAGAATCATTGGCCATGGGGCGCGTGGTGCATATCAAGACCCTTGGGTCTTTTAAAATTAACGTCAATGGAGTTGGAGTTGACAGTCCAGAGGCTTCGGTCAAGGACGAAATTAAAGGAGCCAAGATAATTTATAGGCCATCCCCCAACATGAATAAAGTGCTCGATCGGTTGACTTACAAAAGAATAAAGTAA